A stretch of Henckelia pumila isolate YLH828 chromosome 4, ASM3356847v2, whole genome shotgun sequence DNA encodes these proteins:
- the LOC140862174 gene encoding uncharacterized protein, which produces MGDEKQKGTTQSAKWDNPNHQLYLHHSDQPGAILVPQSLVEDNYSTWSQSMTMALTVKNKIGFIDGSIKEPSEKNPEEHQQWNRCNNLVKTWLLGSMSKDIASSVINCKDARQMWIELQERFSHVNVVQLFNIKNEIHNCVQGNISVGSYFTKLKGLWDERDALCTIPPCTCGSIKEVNTFIETQKTMKFLMGLNDSYVGVRSNILIQDPLPTVNKAYSLVLRHEKQSEATTGKNNTQSDAAAFAVRNSSRGYGGEMKCSKCKRTNHTTKNCRAHLICDSCGWNGHKAENCRKRKTMAEGRFDTNISKGNQVISNMNQRRDMNFPFTTEECKQILDLLKSKSSSSNNVSSCSNHEELSGKAFSLVSNDKRSTYILDSGCTDHMVCNPDFLTSSNLINNRTVELPNGSVAQVTHIGKVVLSPDLILDYFASHIFD; this is translated from the coding sequence ATGGGAGATGAAAAACAAAAAGGCACGACTCAAAGTGCAAAATGGGATAACCCCAATCACCAGCTTTATCTCCACCATTCAGATCAACCCGGCGCCATTCTTGTGCCGCAATCTTTAGTCGAAGATAACTATAGCACATGGAGCCAATCCATGACTATGGCCTTGACAGTCAAAAACAAAATCGGTTTTATAGATGGGTCGATCAAGGAGCCGAGTGAAAAGAATCCAGAAGAACACCAACAATGGAACCGATGCAACAATCTGGTCAAGACTTGGCTGCTAGGATCGATGTCCAAAGATATAGCTAGTAGCGTCATCAATTGCAAAGATGCTAGACAGATGTGGATTGAGTTGCAAGAGCGATTCTCACACGTCAATGTGGTACAATTGTTCAATATCAAAAATGAGATTCACAATTGTGTGCAAGGCAACATATCAGTTGGATCCTACTTCACAAAATTGAAAGGTTTGTGGGATGAACGTGATGCACTTTGCACCATCCCACCATGCACTTGTGGATCGATCAAAGAAGTGAACACCTTCATAGAGACTCAAAAGACCATGAAGTTCCTTATGGGTCTTAATGACTCGTATGTCGGTGTTCGTAGCAATATTTTGATACAAGATCCATTACCCACAGTTAACAAGGCATATTCATTGGTTCTTCGTCATGAAAAACAATCAGAAGCGACAACAGGGAAAAATAATACTCAATCAGATGCCGCCGCATTTGCCGTGAGAAACTCGAGCCGTGGATATGGAGGTGAAATGAAATGTTCTAAGTGCAAGAGAACAAATCACACCACAAAAAATTGTCGTGCACACCTGATATGTGATTCTTGTGGTTGGAATGGACATAAGGCAGAAAACTGTCGAAAAAGGAAAACAATGGCTGAAGGAAGGTTCGATACAAATATTTCCAAGGGAAATCAGGTCATATCAAATATGAATCAAAGAAGGGATATGAATTTCCCATTTACAACCGAAGAATGCAAGCAAATCCTCGATTTGTTGAAAAGTAAATCTTCTTCTTCCAATAATGTCAGTAGTTGTTCAAACCATGAAGAACTTTCAGGTAAAGCTTTCTCACTTGTATCTAATGACAAAAGAAGCACATATATTTTGGATAGTGGGTGCACAGATCATATGGTTTGTAATCCAGATTTTCTCACATCCTCAAATCTCATTAATAATCGTACTGTGGAATTGCCAAATGGGTCAGTGGCACAAGTAACTCATATTGGAAAAGTTGTGTTGTCTCCTGATTTGATTCTTGACTACTTTGCGTCCCATATTTTCGATTGA